A stretch of the Thiomicrorhabdus xiamenensis genome encodes the following:
- a CDS encoding capsule assembly Wzi family protein, whose product MAFLSFSARASVWFEPSDIRLKLDIELLSDRGVLPVTSGSWPIYAPDLDRALTSVSNLDSLNKVEKAAYYRLKSRVSRVRSKQLDLKPEKLLRISTVSEPLLFSAFESRSVYGQGSSASAVTRQVYKSVAFQVNLSRAEGDNRLDGSYIATTLADTVVTVGSQNRWWGPGQDSSLLWSTQSRPVFGVHFQRVSSEPSSLPLFDALGPLNYQAFIGSLQDSSTPNPDDKSVNFYSARIEARPFKRLQIGIAGLTFDDVNVVADEPVKQSLMGIDFRYGFSVLDQPFSFYGQAAKEVDSVADQGWNALLGINSYADFPSLRGRLHWYLEALDATEGVFEQGVDQDDSSAGFRHNDQSFASNIGYGGRSVTLGGIWSAQSGWAVKSSVKYAEWQASDHSETVMPLFPESVQGEDVEFLGMTLTGEFYWNKHFKIEPTLFYQKFNHQSELMDNNAGLGLSLSYLY is encoded by the coding sequence TTGGCTTTTTTATCCTTTTCCGCGCGCGCCAGCGTCTGGTTTGAGCCCTCGGATATCCGTCTGAAATTGGATATCGAACTTCTCAGTGATCGTGGTGTTTTGCCGGTAACCTCGGGAAGCTGGCCGATATATGCGCCGGATTTGGATCGCGCTTTAACGTCTGTATCGAACTTGGATTCATTGAACAAGGTTGAAAAAGCGGCTTATTACCGTCTGAAAAGTCGCGTGTCGAGAGTGCGTTCCAAACAGTTGGATCTGAAGCCGGAAAAGTTGTTGCGCATCTCCACTGTTTCCGAACCGCTTCTGTTTTCAGCCTTTGAAAGCCGTAGCGTTTATGGTCAAGGCTCTTCGGCCAGCGCTGTGACTCGTCAGGTTTATAAGTCCGTCGCTTTTCAAGTTAATCTGTCTCGTGCCGAGGGCGATAATCGCCTGGATGGGAGTTATATTGCGACAACTCTTGCCGATACTGTGGTGACGGTCGGCTCGCAAAACCGTTGGTGGGGACCGGGTCAGGATAGTAGTCTGTTATGGTCGACGCAGTCGCGTCCGGTATTCGGAGTACATTTTCAGCGCGTCAGCTCCGAACCATCTTCTCTCCCTCTTTTCGATGCACTGGGTCCGCTGAATTATCAGGCTTTTATCGGTTCTTTGCAGGACTCGTCGACGCCAAATCCGGATGATAAGTCGGTCAACTTTTATTCTGCACGAATCGAAGCCCGACCATTTAAGCGTTTGCAGATTGGGATTGCCGGGCTGACATTTGACGATGTTAATGTCGTCGCCGATGAGCCGGTCAAGCAAAGCCTGATGGGGATTGATTTTCGCTACGGATTTTCTGTCTTAGATCAGCCATTTTCATTTTACGGGCAAGCGGCTAAAGAGGTCGATTCTGTGGCTGACCAGGGATGGAACGCGCTTTTAGGTATCAATTCTTATGCGGATTTTCCTTCATTACGAGGCCGATTGCATTGGTACCTTGAAGCCTTGGATGCAACCGAAGGAGTCTTCGAACAGGGCGTGGATCAGGATGACTCTTCGGCCGGTTTTCGTCATAATGATCAGAGTTTTGCCAGTAATATCGGCTATGGCGGGCGCAGCGTGACTCTTGGCGGTATATGGTCTGCGCAATCCGGATGGGCGGTGAAGTCCTCTGTTAAATACGCTGAATGGCAAGCAAGTGATCATAGCGAAACCGTTATGCCGTTGTTCCCCGAAAGTGTGCAGGGAGAGGATGTTGAGTTTCTTGGTATGACGCTGACCGGCGAATTTTATTGGAATAAGCACTTTAAAATTGAACCGACACTGTTTTATCAAAAGTTTAACCATCAGTCGGAGTTGATGGATAATAATGCCGGTTTGGGGTTGAGCCTCAGTTATCTCTATTAG
- a CDS encoding polysaccharide biosynthesis protein → MTRFTSLFTPLLQIPRWQKRLLSLVIDTCALMVIAYLALTLRFGELYWPTPVQWIGIPILPLVAIPVFIRLGLYRAVVRYIGVRFAYTVFLAVSIAFVLWTAVLFMLNLEFPRSAMIIAWLLALLAISGSRMIARSLLNDGVSRKLYSDKKRVVIYGAGSAGQQLFNATVKMPFVRVVGFIDDCPQLQNYDIHAVRVFKPEDLDELIEQQSVTDLFLAIPSLSPAKKKSILSWLEKKRVKVSILPPMDQIVGGQVQVSDVREVGIEDLLGRETVPPKAELLEHCVKDQVVLVSGAGGSIGSELCRQVVKLNPKSLILYELSEFALYQIDKELQGHGVDIVSILGSVQDGVKLEKILNMYSVDTVYHAAAYKHVPLVEHNIAEGIQNNSFGTMTIAKKAAESGVKNFVLISTDKAVRPTNFMGASKRMAELALQALQEQYRSTRFVMVRFGNVLGSSGSVIPLFRQQIKAGGPLTVTHPEITRFFMTIPEAASLVIQAGSMGTGGDVFVLDMGKSVKIVDLAQRMIRLSGLEVMDEEGNGDIEIQFTGLRPGEKLYEELLIGEDIDGTSHPKIMKAHEYFVPLEELETTFVQMKAAIRNSDYEQLAQLVGQVVSGFNHTSGIVDYFKVSPEQVSSYKKDLDTKPKLGVVNVKNA, encoded by the coding sequence ATGACACGTTTTACTTCGCTTTTTACCCCTCTTTTACAGATTCCCCGCTGGCAGAAGCGTTTGCTCTCTTTAGTGATTGATACTTGTGCTTTAATGGTTATTGCTTATTTGGCCCTTACCCTGCGTTTTGGAGAGCTGTATTGGCCAACGCCTGTTCAATGGATCGGTATCCCTATCCTTCCTCTAGTGGCAATTCCTGTCTTTATCCGTCTAGGTCTTTACCGTGCTGTTGTACGCTATATAGGCGTGCGTTTTGCTTATACGGTCTTTTTGGCGGTTTCAATCGCTTTTGTTTTATGGACTGCCGTGCTGTTTATGCTCAATCTTGAGTTTCCTCGTTCGGCTATGATTATTGCCTGGCTTCTGGCTTTACTGGCTATATCCGGCAGCAGGATGATTGCGCGCTCTTTGCTGAATGATGGTGTGAGTCGAAAACTATATTCTGATAAGAAGAGAGTCGTCATTTATGGCGCGGGTAGTGCCGGTCAGCAGTTATTTAATGCAACGGTTAAGATGCCGTTCGTCAGGGTTGTTGGCTTCATTGATGACTGTCCTCAATTACAGAATTATGATATTCATGCCGTCAGGGTTTTTAAGCCGGAAGACCTGGATGAGCTTATCGAGCAGCAGTCTGTCACGGATCTGTTTTTAGCTATTCCCTCGCTGTCTCCGGCAAAGAAAAAATCCATTTTGAGTTGGCTGGAAAAGAAACGCGTTAAAGTGTCAATTCTGCCTCCTATGGATCAGATTGTCGGCGGTCAGGTTCAGGTTTCCGATGTTCGTGAGGTCGGTATTGAAGATCTCCTTGGTCGGGAAACCGTGCCGCCCAAAGCTGAATTATTGGAGCACTGTGTCAAAGATCAGGTGGTTTTGGTATCCGGTGCGGGTGGTTCAATTGGCTCTGAGCTCTGCCGTCAGGTGGTCAAACTAAACCCTAAATCACTTATTTTGTATGAACTAAGTGAGTTTGCTCTGTATCAGATTGATAAGGAACTGCAAGGTCATGGAGTTGATATCGTTTCAATTCTGGGCTCGGTTCAGGATGGCGTTAAGCTTGAGAAGATTTTGAATATGTATTCGGTTGATACGGTATACCATGCTGCGGCCTATAAACATGTCCCCTTAGTTGAGCATAATATTGCTGAAGGTATTCAGAACAACAGTTTTGGTACTATGACGATTGCCAAGAAGGCCGCTGAAAGTGGTGTAAAAAACTTTGTTTTGATCTCGACCGATAAAGCGGTACGGCCAACGAACTTTATGGGGGCCAGCAAAAGAATGGCTGAGCTCGCTTTGCAAGCATTGCAGGAGCAGTACCGCAGTACTCGTTTTGTGATGGTACGCTTTGGGAATGTGCTTGGTTCATCCGGTTCGGTTATTCCCTTATTCCGCCAGCAAATTAAAGCCGGTGGTCCGCTCACGGTAACTCATCCTGAGATTACCCGTTTTTTTATGACTATTCCGGAAGCGGCATCGCTGGTAATACAGGCTGGTTCTATGGGAACCGGTGGCGATGTTTTTGTCTTGGATATGGGGAAGTCTGTAAAAATTGTCGATTTGGCACAGCGAATGATTCGTCTGTCAGGTTTGGAAGTAATGGATGAAGAGGGGAATGGTGATATTGAAATTCAGTTTACCGGCTTGCGTCCAGGGGAGAAACTGTATGAGGAACTATTGATTGGAGAGGATATTGACGGCACAAGCCATCCGAAGATAATGAAAGCGCATGAATATTTTGTTCCGCTTGAAGAACTTGAAACGACTTTTGTTCAGATGAAGGCTGCGATCAGGAATTCAGATTATGAGCAACTGGCACAATTGGTCGGTCAGGTTGTTTCCGGGTTTAATCATACATCTGGGATTGTCGATTACTTCAAGGTTTCTCCAGAGCAGGTTTCATCCTACAAAAAGGATCTAGACACAAAACCGAAATTAGGTGTGGTAAATGTTAAGAATGCTTAG
- a CDS encoding sugar transferase yields the protein MIRLLDLFFSLLGLMVGFPVLVVLFVIGLFDTGSPLFFQERVGRNQKPFTLVKFRTMKKDTASVASHLASTSSITKFGAFLRKTKLDELPQLWNVLKGEMSLVGPRPGLFNQEELTAAREKQGVFKVRPGITGLSQVNEIDMSTPELLAQTDAKMINSMTLVNYFKYILQTVTGKGSGDRIKP from the coding sequence ATGATTCGCTTACTAGATTTGTTTTTTTCATTGTTGGGTTTAATGGTTGGCTTTCCGGTTTTGGTTGTTTTATTTGTAATCGGTTTATTTGATACCGGTTCTCCTCTGTTTTTTCAGGAACGGGTGGGGCGTAATCAAAAACCGTTTACGTTGGTGAAGTTTCGTACTATGAAAAAGGATACAGCGTCAGTGGCCTCACACTTGGCAAGTACTTCTTCGATCACAAAGTTTGGTGCTTTTTTGCGTAAAACCAAATTGGATGAATTGCCTCAGTTGTGGAATGTCTTAAAAGGCGAGATGAGTTTGGTGGGGCCGCGCCCAGGGTTATTCAACCAGGAAGAGTTAACCGCTGCACGTGAAAAACAGGGAGTGTTTAAAGTTCGCCCAGGTATTACAGGCCTATCGCAGGTGAATGAAATTGATATGTCCACGCCTGAACTATTAGCCCAAACCGATGCGAAAATGATTAACTCCATGACACTGGTAAATTACTTTAAATATATTTTGCAGACTGTGACTGGAAAAGGTTCCGGTGATCGGATAAAACCTTAA
- a CDS encoding UDP-glucose 4-epimerase family protein has translation MIFLTGATGFVGSALLKRLVDDGVDVFALVREGSHSLPAGVKSLTWDLSALAEIGGLPPHFVSYNDRKQNQNDGKDFNGLDSLAMTLKNSDVVVHAAARAHIMNDESIDPLAEYRKVNRDATLTLASLAAESGVKRFVFISSIKVNGEMTSAGMPFEAEISEPPVDPYGLSKYEAEQGLLEIANETGMEVVIIRPPLVYGPGAPGNFASLVNWVKRGIPLPLGSVQNQRSLVALDNLVDFIALCADRERSPKAANEVFLISDGREVSTSELLRSVAKAYGVKSRLLPIPVGLMKFAAKLLGKGAVADRLFANLQVDSLKAHELLGWKLVITMDQQLAKMAEYDKKSFK, from the coding sequence ATGATTTTTTTAACCGGTGCAACGGGATTTGTGGGGTCGGCATTGTTGAAGCGCTTAGTCGACGATGGAGTGGATGTTTTTGCTTTGGTTCGTGAAGGATCACATTCTTTACCAGCCGGTGTAAAGTCTTTGACTTGGGATTTAAGTGCTTTGGCTGAAATTGGAGGGTTGCCTCCTCATTTTGTTTCTTACAATGACCGTAAACAAAATCAAAACGACGGTAAAGATTTTAATGGTCTAGATTCGCTAGCGATGACTCTAAAAAATAGTGACGTGGTGGTGCACGCAGCAGCGCGGGCGCATATTATGAATGATGAATCTATTGATCCATTAGCGGAGTATCGAAAGGTTAATCGAGATGCAACTTTGACTTTAGCTTCTTTGGCGGCTGAATCAGGCGTAAAAAGGTTTGTGTTTATTAGTTCGATAAAGGTTAATGGGGAGATGACTAGTGCTGGAATGCCTTTTGAAGCGGAAATTTCTGAGCCGCCTGTTGATCCTTATGGATTGTCTAAGTATGAAGCAGAGCAAGGATTGTTAGAAATTGCCAATGAAACTGGGATGGAAGTGGTAATTATTCGTCCCCCTTTGGTTTATGGGCCAGGTGCTCCGGGAAATTTTGCTAGTTTAGTAAATTGGGTCAAAAGAGGAATTCCGTTGCCATTGGGTTCGGTTCAAAATCAACGTTCTTTAGTGGCTTTGGATAATTTGGTGGATTTTATTGCCTTGTGTGCAGATCGAGAGCGTTCTCCGAAGGCGGCAAATGAAGTGTTTTTGATTTCAGATGGTAGAGAAGTTTCTACTTCTGAATTGTTGCGTAGTGTGGCAAAAGCTTACGGCGTGAAATCGCGTTTGTTGCCTATCCCTGTCGGTTTAATGAAATTTGCCGCAAAGTTATTAGGTAAGGGAGCTGTTGCAGACAGGTTGTTTGCTAATTTACAGGTCGATAGTTTGAAGGCGCATGAATTATTAGGCTGGAAGCTAGTGATAACCATGGATCAACAGCTCGCTAAAATGGCCGAATATGATAAAAAGAGTTTTAAATGA
- a CDS encoding glycosyltransferase family 4 protein, translating into MRVLIVSQYFWPENFRINDLAEELVKRGHEVTILTGKPNYPSGELFPEFEAKPDEFSEYRGCRVVRVPIVMRGQGSGRKLVSNYISYVLSASIIGFFKLRKQRFDVTFVYEPSPVTVCLPAIFYKKLKGTPVVFWVLDLWPETLEAIGVVKSPRILSWVGKLVSYIYNRCDLVLGQSKAFYEGISQYCEDENKIKYFPSWSEPVFLESSNSSVNELMESGSFKVLFAGNIGDAQDFPAILLAAEEIKSHNHNIKIYVVGDGRAFNGIKHQVKEKGLEDIVILLGRFPLDDMPAFYSAADALLVTLKESKAFSMTIPGKIQTYMAAGKPILTMLSGEGSRVVDEAQCGLTAKSGDHLGLAKNMISLSECTKDELLNFGVNANTYAEKEFDRYTLISQLESWFEEVSLSSKENKL; encoded by the coding sequence ATGCGTGTTCTGATCGTTTCTCAATATTTTTGGCCTGAAAACTTCAGAATCAATGATCTTGCCGAAGAACTCGTTAAACGAGGACATGAAGTCACTATTTTGACGGGCAAACCAAACTATCCTTCTGGTGAGTTGTTTCCTGAGTTTGAGGCTAAGCCTGATGAATTTAGTGAATACAGAGGTTGTCGTGTTGTCCGTGTTCCTATAGTAATGCGTGGACAAGGGAGTGGGAGAAAACTTGTCTCTAATTACATTAGTTATGTTTTGTCTGCGTCAATAATCGGCTTTTTTAAGTTACGAAAACAACGGTTTGATGTCACATTTGTTTATGAGCCTTCTCCGGTAACGGTTTGTCTCCCCGCTATTTTTTATAAAAAGCTAAAAGGAACACCTGTTGTATTTTGGGTTTTAGATTTATGGCCAGAAACCTTAGAGGCGATTGGCGTTGTTAAGTCTCCACGAATCTTGTCTTGGGTTGGAAAGCTGGTTAGCTATATTTACAACCGCTGCGATCTCGTTTTAGGTCAATCAAAGGCTTTTTATGAAGGGATTTCACAGTATTGTGAAGATGAAAATAAAATTAAATATTTTCCAAGTTGGTCGGAACCTGTTTTCTTGGAATCAAGTAATTCAAGTGTCAATGAACTCATGGAATCAGGTTCATTTAAAGTTTTATTTGCAGGCAATATTGGTGACGCACAAGACTTTCCAGCAATTCTTTTAGCCGCAGAGGAGATTAAATCGCATAACCATAATATCAAAATTTATGTGGTGGGCGATGGTCGTGCGTTTAATGGCATAAAGCATCAGGTTAAGGAAAAAGGTTTAGAGGATATTGTGATTTTACTTGGGCGTTTTCCCTTAGATGATATGCCTGCATTTTATTCTGCTGCGGATGCCTTGCTGGTTACTTTAAAAGAAAGCAAAGCTTTTTCTATGACTATTCCAGGTAAAATTCAAACCTATATGGCTGCTGGTAAACCAATTTTAACTATGTTGTCAGGAGAGGGGTCGAGAGTAGTGGATGAGGCTCAGTGTGGATTAACGGCGAAATCAGGGGATCATTTAGGTCTCGCCAAAAATATGATCAGCTTATCTGAATGTACTAAGGATGAGTTGCTCAATTTTGGAGTAAATGCCAACACCTATGCTGAGAAAGAGTTTGATCGATATACTTTAATTTCCCAGCTTGAGTCTTGGTTTGAGGAGGTAAGCTTGTCATCTAAGGAAAACAAATTATGA
- the wecB gene encoding non-hydrolyzing UDP-N-acetylglucosamine 2-epimerase, producing MKKLKVVTVVGTRPEIIRLACVMKKLDEHCEHILVHTGQNYDYELNEIFFNDLGIRKPDYFLGAAGASGAETIGNVIIAVDKVLAEVKPEALLVLGDTNSCMAVLPAKRRKIPTFHMEAGNRCFDQRVPEEINRRLVDHMADINLTYSSIARDYLLAEGLPADMVIKTGSPMFEVLNTYREGIDQSDVLERLKLLKHQFFVVSAHREENVDSDKNFLNLVESLNTIAETYQMPVIVSTHPRTQKRVDAMGVEFNPLVRLLKPLGFKDYNKLQLSAKAVLSDSGTINEESSIMNFPALNLREAHERPEGMEEAAVIMTGLHKDRIMQSLAVIDSQPRDDERLIRQVYDYSMPNVSDKIVRIVHSYTDYVNRVVWKQY from the coding sequence ATGAAGAAATTAAAAGTTGTTACAGTGGTGGGCACACGACCGGAAATTATTCGTTTGGCGTGTGTGATGAAGAAGCTTGACGAGCATTGTGAGCATATTTTAGTGCATACAGGCCAAAACTATGACTATGAATTGAACGAGATTTTCTTTAATGATCTAGGGATTCGCAAGCCGGATTATTTCTTAGGTGCCGCTGGTGCCAGTGGTGCAGAAACCATTGGTAATGTCATTATTGCAGTTGATAAGGTTTTGGCGGAAGTAAAGCCTGAAGCTTTGCTGGTATTGGGCGATACCAATAGTTGTATGGCTGTTTTACCCGCCAAGCGTCGCAAAATTCCGACTTTCCATATGGAGGCGGGGAATCGTTGTTTCGACCAGCGTGTTCCGGAAGAAATAAACCGTCGCCTGGTCGATCATATGGCTGATATTAATCTAACTTACAGTTCAATTGCTCGTGATTATTTACTAGCTGAAGGTTTGCCTGCTGACATGGTGATTAAAACCGGTAGCCCGATGTTTGAGGTGTTGAATACTTATCGTGAAGGAATTGATCAGTCAGACGTTTTAGAGCGTTTGAAGCTTTTAAAACACCAGTTCTTTGTGGTGAGTGCTCACCGCGAAGAGAACGTCGATTCCGATAAGAATTTTTTAAACTTGGTGGAGTCCTTGAACACAATTGCTGAAACTTATCAAATGCCGGTGATTGTTTCGACGCATCCTAGAACTCAAAAGCGTGTGGACGCAATGGGTGTTGAGTTTAATCCTTTGGTGCGTTTGTTAAAACCACTTGGTTTTAAGGACTACAACAAGCTGCAATTATCCGCAAAAGCAGTGCTCTCAGACAGCGGAACAATCAACGAAGAATCTTCGATTATGAACTTCCCTGCCTTAAATTTGCGTGAAGCACATGAACGTCCAGAGGGCATGGAAGAAGCGGCGGTGATTATGACCGGTTTGCATAAAGACAGAATTATGCAGAGCTTAGCGGTTATCGACAGTCAGCCGAGAGATGATGAACGATTAATCCGCCAAGTTTATGACTATTCTATGCCGAATGTATCGGACAAAATCGTACGTATTGTTCATAGTTATACCGATTATGTAAATCGTGTGGTGTGGAAACAATACTAA
- the wbjC gene encoding UDP-2-acetamido-2,6-beta-L-arabino-hexul-4-ose reductase, with the protein MKVLITGADGFIGKNLYVHLSERDNLCIETLTRNDSLSDLSAKLEGVDFIFHLAGVNRPKNTEDFKSGNTDLTSELINAVEKTRRSIPVIYSSSIQVDLDTPYGESKRLAERALLDFSDRAGTPVFIFRLPNVFGKWSKPNYNSVVATFCHNIARGLPIQINDAEANLRLVYVDDVVNRFVSILDDSDALAGFCDVTPIYEIKLGDLAEKLEAYHDSRRSLITEQVGLGLDRALHATYLSFLEPNAFSYDLVKHEDPRGVFVEMLKTRDSGQFSFFTAHPGVTRGGHYHHSKTEKFLVLKGEALFKFRHVVTNEYYEITTAGDKPQVVETVPGWTHDITNIGDDEMIVMLWANEIFDRENPDTYAKPL; encoded by the coding sequence ATGAAAGTTTTAATTACTGGAGCAGATGGTTTTATTGGCAAAAATCTTTATGTTCATTTGTCCGAAAGAGATAATTTGTGTATCGAAACGTTGACACGTAACGATTCCTTGTCTGATCTATCGGCTAAGCTAGAAGGCGTTGATTTTATATTTCATCTTGCTGGAGTTAACCGTCCGAAAAATACCGAGGATTTTAAGTCTGGTAATACAGATTTAACTTCTGAACTGATTAATGCGGTCGAAAAAACTCGTCGCTCTATCCCTGTTATTTACAGTTCCTCTATTCAAGTGGACTTAGACACCCCTTATGGTGAAAGCAAACGCTTGGCAGAAAGAGCACTGCTTGATTTTTCCGATAGAGCTGGAACACCGGTATTTATTTTTAGATTGCCAAATGTTTTTGGGAAATGGTCCAAGCCTAATTACAATTCGGTTGTAGCGACGTTTTGCCATAATATCGCTCGTGGTTTGCCGATTCAAATAAACGATGCAGAGGCTAATCTACGTTTAGTTTATGTCGATGATGTTGTTAACCGTTTTGTTTCTATTTTGGATGATTCGGATGCACTTGCCGGTTTTTGTGATGTTACACCCATTTATGAGATTAAACTTGGTGATCTGGCTGAGAAGCTAGAAGCTTATCATGATTCGAGGAGAAGTCTTATCACCGAGCAGGTTGGTCTTGGTCTGGACAGGGCTTTACATGCTACCTATTTGAGTTTTCTAGAGCCGAATGCGTTTTCATATGATTTGGTTAAGCATGAAGATCCCCGAGGCGTTTTTGTGGAAATGCTTAAAACCAGGGATTCCGGGCAGTTTTCATTTTTTACTGCGCATCCTGGAGTTACGCGCGGCGGACATTATCATCATTCGAAAACAGAAAAGTTCTTGGTGTTAAAGGGCGAGGCCTTATTTAAGTTTCGGCATGTTGTGACTAATGAATATTATGAAATCACGACAGCAGGTGATAAACCTCAGGTTGTCGAAACAGTGCCTGGCTGGACGCATGATATTACCAATATAGGTGATGATGAAATGATCGTTATGTTGTGGGCGAATGAGATTTTTGATAGAGAAAATCCAGATACTTATGCAAAACCGCTTTAA
- a CDS encoding polysaccharide biosynthesis protein, translated as MFNNKVLMITGGTGSFGNAVLKRFLDSDLKEIRIFSRDEKKQDDMRKRYANSKLKFYIGDVRDFNSVLSATRGVDFIFHAAALKQVPSCEFYPMQAVQTNVIGTDNVLEAAIQNGVKRVVCLSTDKAVYPINAMGTSKAMMEKVFVAKSREVSDEQTVICGTRYGNVMASRGSVIPLFIEQMRAGKNLTITDPNMTRFMMTLADAVDLVLYAFEHGNNGDIFVQKAPAATVETLAIALREMIGLAEHPIDIIGTRHGEKLFEVLCSREEMACAEDMGDYFRIPPDLRDLNYSKYVEVGDKHVSELEDYNSHNTQRLDVEGMKQLLLKLDFMQKIVRGEQVTPEE; from the coding sequence ATGTTCAATAATAAGGTGTTAATGATCACAGGCGGTACAGGCTCGTTCGGTAACGCAGTATTAAAGCGGTTTTTGGATTCGGATTTGAAAGAGATTCGGATTTTTTCTCGTGATGAGAAAAAGCAAGATGATATGCGTAAGCGTTATGCCAATTCTAAGTTGAAGTTTTATATTGGCGATGTGCGTGATTTCAATTCGGTGCTAAGTGCAACACGTGGTGTGGATTTTATTTTTCATGCGGCGGCGTTAAAGCAAGTGCCTTCGTGTGAGTTTTATCCTATGCAAGCGGTGCAAACGAATGTAATCGGCACGGATAATGTTTTGGAAGCGGCCATTCAAAATGGTGTGAAACGTGTGGTGTGTTTGAGTACCGATAAGGCGGTGTACCCGATTAATGCGATGGGGACTTCTAAGGCGATGATGGAGAAGGTATTTGTTGCCAAGTCACGTGAAGTGAGTGATGAACAAACGGTTATTTGTGGTACGCGCTATGGCAATGTGATGGCGTCTCGTGGTTCGGTGATTCCTTTGTTTATTGAACAGATGCGAGCGGGTAAAAATTTAACGATTACTGATCCAAATATGACCCGCTTTATGATGACACTGGCTGATGCAGTCGATCTGGTTCTGTATGCATTTGAACATGGCAATAACGGTGATATTTTTGTGCAAAAAGCCCCTGCGGCGACAGTGGAAACCTTGGCGATTGCTTTGCGTGAAATGATTGGCCTGGCTGAACATCCAATTGATATTATCGGTACTCGTCATGGTGAAAAGTTGTTTGAAGTGCTGTGTAGTCGCGAAGAAATGGCTTGTGCTGAAGATATGGGTGACTATTTCCGTATTCCGCCGGATTTGCGTGATTTGAACTACTCTAAATATGTTGAAGTGGGTGACAAGCATGTCTCTGAGCTTGAAGACTACAACTCGCACAATACCCAGCGTTTGGATGTTGAGGGTATGAAGCAATTGTTATTGAAGCTCGATTTCATGCAAAAGATCGTTCGTGGTGAACAGGTGACTCCAGAGGAATAA
- a CDS encoding HAD family hydrolase has protein sequence MNKLLTDYQTLVFDCDGVVLNSNKIKTQAFYEATKHFGHEPAQALVDYHVANGGVSRYLKFEYFLKEIMQISIVDSILQDLLNRFANAVKQGLMECEVAPELDSLKQKTADANWLIVSGGDQAELREVFKARGLYQLFDGGIFGSPDDKDKILAREKSSKNINGNALFLGDSKYDYKAASKAGLDFVFLSDWTEVKVWQAWVDENKIQSYRNIEDLAIL, from the coding sequence GTGAATAAATTATTAACGGATTACCAAACTTTAGTGTTTGATTGTGATGGTGTTGTTTTGAACTCTAACAAGATTAAGACTCAAGCCTTTTATGAAGCCACTAAACATTTTGGTCACGAGCCGGCGCAAGCATTAGTTGATTACCATGTTGCCAATGGCGGGGTTTCGCGTTACTTAAAGTTTGAGTATTTCTTAAAAGAGATTATGCAGATCTCGATTGTTGATTCTATTTTGCAAGATTTGTTAAACCGTTTTGCCAATGCTGTTAAACAGGGGTTGATGGAGTGTGAGGTGGCTCCTGAATTGGACTCATTGAAACAGAAAACCGCTGATGCAAATTGGTTAATTGTTTCTGGAGGAGATCAGGCTGAGCTAAGAGAAGTGTTTAAAGCGCGTGGATTATATCAACTCTTTGATGGCGGGATTTTTGGAAGTCCAGATGATAAAGATAAAATTTTAGCGAGAGAAAAATCTAGTAAAAACATCAATGGCAATGCTTTGTTTTTAGGGGATAGTAAGTATGACTACAAGGCCGCTAGTAAAGCAGGCTTGGATTTCGTTTTTTTAAGCGATTGGACAGAGGTGAAGGTCTGGCAGGCTTGGGTCGATGAAAATAAAATACAAAGCTACCGTAATATTGAAGATTTAGCTATTTTATGA